A genome region from Bemisia tabaci chromosome 3, PGI_BMITA_v3 includes the following:
- the Dh44 gene encoding diuretic hormone 45, with translation MLKFQMAELLKVVCIGTVMLMLSGGAAGYYRGLEEEVEQIDAVPPDIESSPYLLPKLSHHFAPFDPQPPNGLWKHVSDPNLYILSERESQDKEGELKSKRNGRNGLTGNGPSLSIVNPLEVLRQRLLLEIARRRMRQSEDQIQANRELLKTIGKRSLAPERRRDPGPAPKEHRANQRPDTENHSAHSDRWNRHTYNYAENA, from the exons ATGCTCAAGTTTCAAATGGCGGAACTCCTAAAAGTGGTATGCATAGGAACAGTGATGCTGATGCTCTCTGGCGGAGCCGCAGGCTACTACAGGGGCCTCGAGGAGGAGGTTGAACAGATCGACGCTGTGCCCCCGGACATCGAAAGCTCCCCGTACCTCCTGCCCAAGCTGAGCCACCACTTCGCGCCGTTCGATCCACAGCCCCCCAATGGGCTCTGGAAACACGTCTCAGATCCCAACCTCTACATTCTTTCCGAAAGGGAGTCACAA GATAAGGAGGGAGAGTTGAAATCGAAGCGGAACGGGCGGAACGGGCTGACGGGGAACGGACCGTCGCTGTCGATCGTGAACCCGCTGGAGGTGCTGCGTCAGCGGCTGCTCCTGGAGATCGCGAGGCGGCGCATGCGCCAGTCGGAGGACCAGATCCAGGCCAACCGGGAGCTCCTCAAGACGATCGGCAAGAGGTCGCTGGCGCCCGAACGGAGACGAGACCCCGGCCCCGCGCCCAAGGAGCACCGCGCCAACCAACGCCCGGACACCGAGAACCACAGCGCCCACTCCGATAGGTGGAACAGGCATACCTACAATTACGCAGA GAACGCTTAA